DNA sequence from the Sulfurimonas sediminis genome:
TAAGCTGTTTGGGTTCTTTGTAGGACAGGTATTGAAAAAGACAGGTGGCAAAGCAAATCCTAAAATTGTAAATGAGCTTGTAAAACAAAAATTGATATAAAACGCATAAGTTAAGAAAATTAATGCTTTCTCGGAATGTGGACTGCAGTCCGCATTCCGAAAAAGCTGCTAACTTAATGGCATTGTGGTTTTTGAATGTGTGAGTGGATTATTTCGCTTGACAGTTTTATAAATGATATTTTATGATTGTTAAAAAGGAAGAAAAATTGGTGACCCCGAGGAGAATCGAACTCCTGTAACATGGATGAAAACCATGGATCCTAACCGCTAGACGACGGGGCCAACATGCTCAACTTTTGTTGAGCCGAAATTATATAGACAATATCCTTAAAAAAAGATAAAATCTATATATTCCGTTAATTATTCATAAAAGCTACGAAGTGCTCTGATAATGACAGCATTTTTAGAAATACTTTCTGCTTTTGCATTCTCATTTACAGTTTCGTATAAATCCAAAGGAAGAGAGATTGAAAATGTTTTTGTCTCTACTTTTTTCTTTTTAGCCACCATAGAAACAACATTACCTAAAAGCTCTATAATTTTTTTCGTGTCAATAGGCTTTTGAATAAAACTGTTTACACCTACTTCAATTGATGCAGAAATTTTTTCCATATCATTACTTGCAGAGATCACTATGATGATTTGACTTGGATTGATTTCACGAATTTTACGAGAAAGTTCTATCCCGTCCATTCCTTCCATAATAATGTCAACAAAAACTACATCCGGTTTCATCTGCTCATATACTTTTAATGCCGTATCACCGTCAAAACATGATTCTACTTTTGCAAAAAAGTTTTTAAACGTAGAACTGAGAAGTTCGTTCGTTACTTTTTCATCTTCTACAACCATCGCTGTAAGTTTTTTTGTCTGTTCTGTTAATTGAATTAAATCTAAATTACCCATTGTTTTTTCCTATATTTTAATTTGTTATATTATACACTACAAATGGTTAATAACGCTAACATTTATCAACAAATTCAAGAATTTGTCTTAAATTGCTCAAGCCACTCTGTATCAGAAACACTGTTTTTCTCTTTTTGTGTCAACAAAGCATCAATTGTATCTATAAGTGTTTTTTCATCCATAAATTGTAATAAATCAGGATTAATAGAAGTAGGGCGTATGCCGTCATAGCTGTTGAGAAGGTTTTGTATATCTTTAATAAGTTGTTCTTTTCTTTCCATTGTGTATCTGTTCCTGGAGTTTATTCGCGTGTTTGTTCTCTGTAGAGTCTTTGAAATCATTCATATTAAACAATATGTATATTGGTTAACATAATGTAAATTCTCTTGAAAAACCATCTACTCTACTTGAGAGTGGTTTTCAGGCATAAGATAAGCCGAGTTTTGTAGTGATAGCATTAATCTACTGCACATCTTGCGTTGTGCCTCTAGCGAAACAATAGCATTGTAAGACGCTAACCATTTGTTTCTTGCTGCCATGTTGGGTTTACAAGCTCTCTATATTGCTATAAAGACTGGTGGTCTCTTACACCACCTTTTCACCTTTACTACCAAAAGGTAGAAGTTTGTTTTCTGTTGCACTTTCCCTCGTATTGCTACGGCCATTAGTTAAATGGAACACTGTCTTACAGCAGCTCGGACTTTCCTCTTGAATACAGGTTCAAGTTACTATCTCTTATGCCTGATGGAATTATACATAAAAATTCTAAACAAAGATTGGAACATGAACATCTGTTCTTAGCTACATGAAGCAATAAGAACAATTGTTCACTTATGTTTAAGAAGATATTAACAACTGTTCATATATAATTACATATACAAGAACAATTGTTCACTTTTAAAAGAAAAGGAGCTTTAAATGCCTGAAAACAGGGATATAAAGAAAAAAAACACAACAAAAGAGAAAATTCTTACAGCCGCAACCGCCCTCTTTTCGCACTACGGATACAAAGGAGCCAGTGTGCGTAAAATTGCTGCTGAAGTTGGAATAAGAGAGAGTGCTTTATACAATCATTACAAAAACAAGGAGGAAATATTTCTTGAAGTTGCTAAAAATATTTTCTCTTCGCCCTTCTCTTTTTCAGAAGACGAAGTAAAAGAATTGGCATTTCGGGGAAAACCGTTTTTGCAAAAATATACAATGCAGTACAAAATGCTGACATTTGACAGGAAGAATGAAAACATGTTCAGGCTGCTCATGATTGAGCTTATGCAGAACAAAAGCCTCAGAGAACAGTTTATGAGCCAATATCATGATAAAAATATTGCCTTGCTTTCAGAAGGCTTTTTCATTATGATGCAAAATTCTTTAATTCGCTCTTGCGATCCAATGCTTATTGCTTATGAATTTATCAGCACCCTCTTTTATATCAGACTCCAGGTTACATTATTGAGGTTTGATGCCTATTCGACAAATTCGCTTGCGACACAATTTGAAAAACATGTAGATTTTTTTTGGGAAAGCATTAAAATATGATATTATAGAATATTAGATACTAATTAATATTAAACTCTTGTTTTAAAAAAAAGCAGCTCCTGAAAAGAACTGCTTTTTTATATGCTAAAGGTTGAAAGTTATTTTGTTCCCATCGCATCTAAAGCATAGGCTTTTCCAAGCGCGTATGCTTTTTTGTTTGCCTCATGAACTTTTGGCGGAACTTTTGAAAGCATTATTTCTATCAAAGATTCTTCCGGAAGTACACCAGTCATCGTATTTGTAATCGCAAGAGCAACAACAGATTGAGTAATAACATTACCAACCTCTTCTTTTGCTATTGTAATAATAGGAATTTCGATAATTTCCCATAATTTTCTATCTTCATCAGTTGGATGAACTAGATTTGGATCAATTACGATTTTATTTCCAGGTCTTACACCACTTTTAAATTGGTGGAAAGAAACATCAGCAACAGAAAGCATGAAATCAATCTCACCTTCATTTGCATATGGATAACGAATCTCTTCATCATCAAGTGTAATATCAACAACAGTTGCACCACCACGAACTTGAGAAGTATAAGTAGCAGTTTTTAGGCCAAATCCGCCATTCTTAATTTTACAAGCAGCCATAATTTCACCGGCAAGAAGGACACCTTGTCCACCAACACCAGTAAATCTTAAAGTATGTCTCATCTATAACCCCTTATATTTTTTTCTCAAAATCATCTTGAGTGATTTTAGGACGTTGCCCTTGTGCAGCTTTTTGAATCTCTGCATACATGTCACAATACTCTTCCTGCTCAACTTCTCTCAATACACCAGTCGGGAAAATATTCAACTGCTCTTCTTCAGAAAGCGCTTCCCATTTTTTCAACGGAAGTGTAATATCATCGATCCATTTGAGGTTGTCCATTGCAGAAACCATTTTGTTTTTACGACCAAGGTTAATATGACAGTTGGAAAAGATATCCATAAATGAGAAACCTTTGTGAGAAAAACCCTTTACAAGAATCTTTTCAAGTTTTTTAGGATCTGTCATAGATTCACGGGCAACAAAAGATGCCCCTGCCCCGATTGCCAGTTTACAGGCATCAAAAGTTGGGTCAATATTACCGTTCTTTTGAGAAACAGTCCACATTCCGCGAGGAGTTGTCGGAGAAGTCTGTGAATTTGTAAGACCATAAATAAAGTTGTTAATCAGAATAAAATTCAAATCAATATTTCTTCTACAGCCATGAATAGTGTGGTTTCCTCCGATTGCAAGTCCGTCACCGTCACCTGCAACAACGATTACATGTGCATGCGGTTTAGCAAGTTTGATACCGGTAGCATATGCAACAGTACGACCATGTGTTGTGTGAACAGTATTACAGTCGATATATGAAGAAAAACGACCAGAACACCCTATTCCAGATACGATACAAACATCTTTCATATCCCATCCCATTTTTTCAATTGCACGAATAGTTGCTTTTAAAATAACACCATCACCACAACCCCAACACCACAGTGTCGGCATTTTGTTTACACGTAAATATTTATCATAATTAAATGCCATTAAATCATCTCCTTAATTTTTGCTACCATTTCTGCCGGTGCGATAGGACGACCGTTTGCTTTGAGTAAAGTAGTAAAATCATTACGTTTAATAACGCGTTCAATTTCTTTTGAGTACTGACCCATATTGAGTTCAGTCACCATAATTCTGTTTTCAAATTTTCTACCAAGCTCTTCCAATCTCTTAATTGGACTTGGCCATAACATAATCGGTCTGAACAGTCCTGCTTTGATACCTTCTGAACGAAGTTTTTTCACAGCTTCATAAGCACCGAGTGCAATAGATCCGTATGCTATAATACAAACATCTGCATCTTCCAAATCTACTTCTTCATAATCAGGAAGTTCATCAAGCCCACCGTTTTCCAAGTGTACTGTATTTATCTTACCAACCAAACGCTCAATATTAAATTCACACTGCTCTGCATCTTCAGTAGGAAAACCTTCATCTCCATGGTGTAAACCTGTAATGTGGTATTTATACCCTTCAAACATAGGATTCAGCACCGCAGGCTTGTTCATCTCTGCTTTGTATGGCTTATAATCTTCAGGACTACCATGAAATCTTTCACGATCAACTGCAGCAGCTTCAATTTCTTCAATATCCGGCAAATCAGCTTTTCCATGCATATGCCCAATTGTTTCATCAAGAAGTACAAAAACAGGAGTCATATATTTTTCAGCCAGGTTAAATGCACGTACTGTTTGTGTATAACACTCAGTTAATGAACCTGCACATAAAGTGATAGATGCATAATCACCGTGTGTCGGATACTGTGCCTGACCGATATCTGCCTGAGAAACACGAGTAGGAAGACCTGTAGAAGGACCACCACGCATTACATTGATAATAACCAATGGAATTTCAGCAATAAAAGCAAGACCAATCTGCTCCGCTTTTAAAGAAACACCAGGACCAGATGTAGCCGTATATGATTTAACACCAGCCATAGATGCACCAATAGCAGCCGAAATACCTCCGATTTCATCTTCCATTTGAATACAAACACCACCGACCTTTGGTAGTAAATCAGAAGATTCATGCATTACTTCAGATGATGGAGTAATAGGGTATCCTCCAAAAAATCTTGCTCCTGCTTCTACTGCAGCTTTTGCAGCTAATTCATTACCTGTCGAGATAACTTCTCTCATTATTTAGCTCCTTTTTGTTTCACAGACATATAATTGTTTGCAACAATTTCCGCTTGTCTTTTTTTCGCTGCATCAGTTAGTTTTGCAAAACTTTTTCCTGCAGCTTTTAATTCTTTTTTGTCTGCTACATAAATAGCAAAATCCGGACATGTAAGTTCACATTCATTACACCCGATACAATCTTCCGGATAATCAATTGATATCATTGCACCCAGTGTTGATGTTGGGTCATATACCATCCCTAATACACCGGAAGGACACACAGACACACAAATGTCACACGCTTTGCAATTGTTCGTGTTTACCCATACTGGTTCATTTCCTGGGTTTTCAGTTTTAAAAGTTCCCATTTATTCTCCTATTGTTAAATACAAATTAACTATGTATATTAGTTTGCATATAAAAGTATAGCAAATAATTATCAACTTTATTATAAAAGTTGATGCTTATTACCAAAAAGAGTATAGAACGTTTAGTATCTACACACTTATATTGAAATTTTAAAAAATAAATTTAAAGTATAAATTATAAAAACCATATACCGTTTAGTATCTACACACAGGTGTTGAAAATTCAAGAAATTAAAAAGAGATATAAATTATAAAAAAAGAGGGGGAAAAACTTTCTGAAAAATATTACTTTTCCAGAAAGCCTTTTGTGAAAGAATATAAAAATAAATTATTTTTTTGCTAAAACTTCAGCGACAGCTTTTCCGATTTCTGCCGGAGAAACAACAACTTTAACACCGGCAGCTTCAAGAGCTTCCATTTTCTCTTTTGCAGTACCTGCGCTCCCTGAAATAATCGCACCGGCATGACCCATGCGTTTGCCTTTAGGAGCCGTTTGCCCTGCTATAAAAGCAACAACAGGCTTTGTTATCTGCTCTTTTATCAGTTTTGCCGCCTGGATCTCAAGATCTCCACCGATTTCACCAATCATTACAATCGCCTCCGTTTCAGGATCTGCTTCAAACATTGGTAAAATCTGTTTATATGAAAGTCCTATAATAGGATCTCCTCCAATACCTACAGCAGTGGAAATTCCAAATCCTTCCTTTACAACCTGATTTGCACCTTCATATGTTAATGTACCAGACTTTGAAATAAGCCCAACATTACCTTTTTTGAAAATCATACCAGGCATAATACCGATTTTACACTCTTCAGCAGTGATAATACCAGGACAGTTTGGCCCAATAGTTTTCATATTATGTTTTGTAGCATACTGCTTAGCATACATCATATCTTTAACAGGTGCACCCTCTGTAATTATTACAGCAAGTTCTATCCCTGCATCCGCAGCTTCCATAACTGCATCCGCAACAAAAGCAGGTGGAACAAAAATCATTGAAACAGTTGCCCCTGTAGCTTTAACAGCATCTCTGACAGTATTAAATACTGGCTTACCTAAATGCTCTTGTCCACCTTTGTTTGGTGTCACACCACCAACAATGTTTGTACCATAATCAATACACTGCTCTGCATGAAAAGTACCCTCTTTACCAGTAAACCCCTGAACGATAACTTTTGTATCTTTATTTACTAAAATTGACATATCTTATAACTCTCCTTTTGCTGCAGCAACAGCTTTTGCAGCACCATCTGCTAAATCTGTCGCTGGAATTACATTTGGTATATTTGCATTTTTTAGAATTTCCGCTGCTTCAGGTGCATTTGTACCATCAAGACGAACTATCACAGGAACATGAACATTTACAAGCTTTGTAGCTTCAAGTATACCATTTGCAATACGATCACATCTTACTATTCCACCAAAAATATTTACAAAAATAGCTTTAACTTTTGGATTTTTCAAAATTATTTCAAAACCTTTTGCCACTGTTTCAGCATTTGCACTTCCTCCAACATCGAGAAAGTTTGCAGGTGTTCCGCCCATATAATTAATGGTATCCATTGTTCCCATAGCAAGACCTGCACCATTTACCATACAGCCAATTTCACCGTCAAGGGCAATATAAGAAAGACCATATTGTGCAGCTTCACGCTCATCTGGATCTTCTTCAGAAATATCTCTCATAGCTTCAAGATCAGGATGTCTCCCAAGTGCCGAATCATCAAATCCCATTTTACCATCAAGTGCAACAAAATCTCCAGAGCCAGTTTTAACAAGCGGATTAATCTCTATCATCTCTGCATCTTTATCCATATAAAGCTTATAAAGTTTAGAAGCAAAATCAATCATCTTACGCTGTTCATTTTTGTCTGTAATTCCTAGACCAAAAACCAATTCACGACCATGGAAGCCTTGAAATCCAATAGAAGGATCAATAGTAACTTTAATGATTTTTTCCGGGGTTTTTTCTGCTACAGTTTCTATATCCATCCCACCTTCAGTAGAAGCCATAATAATCGGCATCTCTTGAGCACGGTCAAGCACTACAGAAAGATACAATTCGTCTTTAATATCTGCACCGTCTTCTATGTAAACTTTTTGAACTAATTTACCCTCAGGGCCTGTTTGATGCGTTACTAAAGTCATTCCAAGAATTTCATCTGCATACTGTTTTACTTCATCAAGACTTTTAGCCAGTTTTACACCACCACCAAGTCCACGACCACCTGCATGTATCTGTGCTTTAACAACCCAAACAGGTCCACCTAATTCCTTCGCATTTTCAACAGCTTCTTCTACTGAATTTGCAATCTTACCTTTTGGTGTTGGAACACCATACTGGGCAAAAATCTGTTTTGCCTGATACTCATGTATATTCATCTATTCTCCTTATTTAAAATTGAGGGATGTTTTTCTGCACTATCCTTTAAGCCTTATACGACTCGGAATTTAGTTCCTCGCTTGCATTGGCTTTTAAGCCTTAGATGCAATCATCTCTTCCGGTTTTACATATTCGTCAAACTGCTCAGGTGTCAAAAGCCCGAGTTCGACAGCTGTCTCTTTCAATGTTGAATTGTTTGCATGCGCAGTTTTTGCAATTTTGGCTGCATTTTCATATCCGATATACGGGTTCAAAGCTGTTACAAGCATCAAAGAATCATGTAAATAATGATCTATTTTTGCCTCAACAGGTTTGATTCCCACAGCGGCATTATCATTGAAAGACACAATAGAATCTGTCAAAAGGCGCACAGACTGTAAAAAGTTATATGCTATAACAGGCTTAAAAACATTTAATTCAAAATTTCCTTGACTTGCTGCAAAACCGATTGTCGCATCATTTCCCATAACCTGACAGGTAACCATTGTGACCGCTTCACTTTGTGTAGGGTTTACCTTACCCGGCATAATAGAACTCCCCGGCTCATTTGCAGGAATTTCAATTTCACCAAGACCACAGCGAGGACCTGATGCCAACCATCGTACATCATTTGCTATTTTCATCATATCCGCAGCAAGTGCTTTGAGCGCACCGTGAGCAAAAACAAGTGCATCATGGGAAGTGAGTGCGTGAAATTTGTTGGGTGCTGTCACAAATTCATGCCCTGTCAATTCACTGAGCTTTTTAGCAACTCTTTCACCAAGTTCCGGATGTGCATTCAACCCTGTTCCGACTG
Encoded proteins:
- a CDS encoding response regulator; the protein is MGNLDLIQLTEQTKKLTAMVVEDEKVTNELLSSTFKNFFAKVESCFDGDTALKVYEQMKPDVVFVDIIMEGMDGIELSRKIREINPSQIIIVISASNDMEKISASIEVGVNSFIQKPIDTKKIIELLGNVVSMVAKKKKVETKTFSISLPLDLYETVNENAKAESISKNAVIIRALRSFYE
- the sucD gene encoding succinate--CoA ligase subunit alpha, whose translation is MSILVNKDTKVIVQGFTGKEGTFHAEQCIDYGTNIVGGVTPNKGGQEHLGKPVFNTVRDAVKATGATVSMIFVPPAFVADAVMEAADAGIELAVIITEGAPVKDMMYAKQYATKHNMKTIGPNCPGIITAEECKIGIMPGMIFKKGNVGLISKSGTLTYEGANQVVKEGFGISTAVGIGGDPIIGLSYKQILPMFEADPETEAIVMIGEIGGDLEIQAAKLIKEQITKPVVAFIAGQTAPKGKRMGHAGAIISGSAGTAKEKMEALEAAGVKVVVSPAEIGKAVAEVLAKK
- a CDS encoding TetR/AcrR family transcriptional regulator encodes the protein MPENRDIKKKNTTKEKILTAATALFSHYGYKGASVRKIAAEVGIRESALYNHYKNKEEIFLEVAKNIFSSPFSFSEDEVKELAFRGKPFLQKYTMQYKMLTFDRKNENMFRLLMIELMQNKSLREQFMSQYHDKNIALLSEGFFIMMQNSLIRSCDPMLIAYEFISTLFYIRLQVTLLRFDAYSTNSLATQFEKHVDFFWESIKI
- the fumC gene encoding class II fumarate hydratase, coding for MKTRIEKDTMGEIEVPQDAYWGAQTQRSIQNFKIGEEKMPYEITRAFSYLKKAVALVNKDLGKLDAKKADAIAQAADDMLAGKLDGNYPLVVWQTGSGTQSNMNNNEVLANRATEILGGDFRKEKLVHPNDDVNKSQSSNDTYPTALHVAAVIAVEENLLPAIAKLKATLQAKSEAFAHIVKIGRTHLQDATPLTLGQEISGWVEMLSKCEKMAKESLEAVRELALGGTAVGTGLNAHPELGERVAKKLSELTGHEFVTAPNKFHALTSHDALVFAHGALKALAADMMKIANDVRWLASGPRCGLGEIEIPANEPGSSIMPGKVNPTQSEAVTMVTCQVMGNDATIGFAASQGNFELNVFKPVIAYNFLQSVRLLTDSIVSFNDNAAVGIKPVEAKIDHYLHDSLMLVTALNPYIGYENAAKIAKTAHANNSTLKETAVELGLLTPEQFDEYVKPEEMIASKA
- a CDS encoding 2-oxoglutarate ferredoxin oxidoreductase subunit beta; its protein translation is MAFNYDKYLRVNKMPTLWCWGCGDGVILKATIRAIEKMGWDMKDVCIVSGIGCSGRFSSYIDCNTVHTTHGRTVAYATGIKLAKPHAHVIVVAGDGDGLAIGGNHTIHGCRRNIDLNFILINNFIYGLTNSQTSPTTPRGMWTVSQKNGNIDPTFDACKLAIGAGASFVARESMTDPKKLEKILVKGFSHKGFSFMDIFSNCHINLGRKNKMVSAMDNLKWIDDITLPLKKWEALSEEEQLNIFPTGVLREVEQEEYCDMYAEIQKAAQGQRPKITQDDFEKKI
- the sucC gene encoding ADP-forming succinate--CoA ligase subunit beta; this encodes MNIHEYQAKQIFAQYGVPTPKGKIANSVEEAVENAKELGGPVWVVKAQIHAGGRGLGGGVKLAKSLDEVKQYADEILGMTLVTHQTGPEGKLVQKVYIEDGADIKDELYLSVVLDRAQEMPIIMASTEGGMDIETVAEKTPEKIIKVTIDPSIGFQGFHGRELVFGLGITDKNEQRKMIDFASKLYKLYMDKDAEMIEINPLVKTGSGDFVALDGKMGFDDSALGRHPDLEAMRDISEEDPDEREAAQYGLSYIALDGEIGCMVNGAGLAMGTMDTINYMGGTPANFLDVGGSANAETVAKGFEIILKNPKVKAIFVNIFGGIVRCDRIANGILEATKLVNVHVPVIVRLDGTNAPEAAEILKNANIPNVIPATDLADGAAKAVAAAKGEL
- a CDS encoding 4Fe-4S binding protein, translated to MGTFKTENPGNEPVWVNTNNCKACDICVSVCPSGVLGMVYDPTSTLGAMISIDYPEDCIGCNECELTCPDFAIYVADKKELKAAGKSFAKLTDAAKKRQAEIVANNYMSVKQKGAK
- a CDS encoding 2-oxoacid:acceptor oxidoreductase family protein; amino-acid sequence: MRHTLRFTGVGGQGVLLAGEIMAACKIKNGGFGLKTATYTSQVRGGATVVDITLDDEEIRYPYANEGEIDFMLSVADVSFHQFKSGVRPGNKIVIDPNLVHPTDEDRKLWEIIEIPIITIAKEEVGNVITQSVVALAITNTMTGVLPEESLIEIMLSKVPPKVHEANKKAYALGKAYALDAMGTK
- a CDS encoding 2-oxoglutarate synthase subunit alpha, encoding MMREVISTGNELAAKAAVEAGARFFGGYPITPSSEVMHESSDLLPKVGGVCIQMEDEIGGISAAIGASMAGVKSYTATSGPGVSLKAEQIGLAFIAEIPLVIINVMRGGPSTGLPTRVSQADIGQAQYPTHGDYASITLCAGSLTECYTQTVRAFNLAEKYMTPVFVLLDETIGHMHGKADLPDIEEIEAAAVDRERFHGSPEDYKPYKAEMNKPAVLNPMFEGYKYHITGLHHGDEGFPTEDAEQCEFNIERLVGKINTVHLENGGLDELPDYEEVDLEDADVCIIAYGSIALGAYEAVKKLRSEGIKAGLFRPIMLWPSPIKRLEELGRKFENRIMVTELNMGQYSKEIERVIKRNDFTTLLKANGRPIAPAEMVAKIKEMI